The following coding sequences lie in one Sorghum bicolor cultivar BTx623 chromosome 6, Sorghum_bicolor_NCBIv3, whole genome shotgun sequence genomic window:
- the LOC8085790 gene encoding flowering-promoting factor 1-like protein 4, whose translation MSGVWVFEDGIVRRADSDPPSGAAAGGSRPNKVLVHVPSGEVVTSYDVLERRLRELGWERYLYDPCLLQFHQRSTVHLITVPRDFGRLKLVHMYDVVVKTRNVFEVRDAAPA comes from the coding sequence ATGTCGGGTGTGTGGGTGTTCGAGGACGGGATCGTTCGGCGTGCGGACAGCGACCCGCccagcggcgccgccgccggcgggtcGCGCCCAAACAAAGTGCTGGTGCACGTGCCGAGCGGAGAGGTGGTGACGTCGTACGACGTGCTGGAGCGGCGGCTCCGCGAGCTCGGCTGGGAGCGCTACCTCTACGACCCCTGCCTGCTCCAGTTCCACCAGCGCTCCACCGTGCACCTCATCACCGTGCCCCGCGACTTCGGCCGCCTCAAGCTCGTCCACATgtacgacgtcgtcgtcaagaCCCGCAACGTCTTCGAGGTCCGCGACGCGGCACCAGCCTGA